The DNA region CCGTGCCCCGGCGCGGTGGTCCCGGGGGAGCCGCAGCCCCCGCTCGGCACAGATCCGCGGCCCGGTTaacgggctgggggctgggggggccggggggggctcaGCACGGCCCCTCTGACCCGGACGGGCCCTGGGGGCTCACCGGGATCCCCGGTACAGCCACggcccccccgggcaccccgccGGCCGGGGACCCGCTCGGGGTCGAGGgtcgctgcggggctgggccggggagCGGTGCCTCGGCCAAAGGTCGCGGCGGTGGCTGGGTGCTGGCGGGCACCGGCGTCGGCCCCTCGGCTCGCCCACCGGGCCGGGCCCCAGCGCCCTCGCCGGGGTCGGTGCCGCCTGCGCCGGGCCCGGAGAGCCCGGCGGTGGGCACCGGCGCGGGGTGCCCGCGGTGCCGCCGCCCCAGCGTTCGCTGCGCCCGCCCTGgctgcctgcctcagtttccccggtgCCCCGAGCCGTGTCCCGGTTTCAGGCCCTCGCCCGGGCGTCGCGGCTCGGGTCCCGCCCTGCCAGCGCCTCTGCCCCCGCGCCGCGCTGCGCCCGGGACCCGGCCgcgccgtggggctgggagcgggTGCGTGACtcagcgcggggctcggcgcggggctcggcgcggggcCCGGCAGCTCCCAGCGTCGCCCTGGGCGTTGGCATCGCTGCCCTTggctgcccgccgcgccgggcggggggctcgggggtgtCGGTggggcccgggcggggcggggggcccacGCCtgcgccccccgcctcccccagaGTCGCTGCTGGACGATGTGGTGCTCACCCACTCGCTCTTCCTGCCCACCGAGCgcttcctgcagcagctgctccagcaatATCcttggggggcacggggggggcacCGCGGGGCTGCGGCGAGGAGGGGTCCGAGGCTGGGCATGAGGAGGGCACCGGGGTGCGGTAACGGTGGGCGTGAGGTCGCAGTGGGGAGGGGTCTGAGCttgggcacggggggggggggcatgaggGTGGCACAAGGAGGGTGCAACCAGGGGGACATCGGAGGGGGGGGCATGAGGGTGACAACAGGGTGGGCAGGAGGGTGGCACAAGGGTGGGCATGGGGTTGCGAGGAGTAGGGGGGCAcgaggagggcagcagggtgccatggggggggcaggcgggagcagcaaggagggtgctggggtgctctggggggggcatcggggtgcccggggggtgggCGCGAAGGTTTGGGTGCAAGGCGGGCAGTGGGGTGCAGCGGGGtgggccctcgggtgctgccaaGGGGTGCCCGCGGGCTGGGGGGTCCCTCCTGGGCACGACACCTCCTTGACGGTGGCACCTTCGTGCtggtggggggcagcccccccccacgctgggaggggggggccgggctgcggcgcaAGCGGGCGGTGCTGGCCGTGCTGCTCCAGTTCCTCGAGACCTACaaggggctgctgcaggaggaggagagcgcCGGGAGGGTGATCAAGGTGGGTGTCCCCCCCCAAACAGACccccagcccccgcagccccccgccctgaGCCCCTCTGGCCCCCCCCAGGAGCTCTACCTGCTCATCATGAAGGACACCTCGCTCTACCACGACCTGGAGGACGAGATCCTGAAGCTGCACCAGCTGGTGGAGACCGTGGAGCTGAGGTgagcgggggtccccgggggagcaggggggtccccagaggggccgggggtccctgggggtcggggggtccctgggggagcAAGGAGGTCCCCAGAGGggccgggggtccctgggggttggggggtccccagaggggctggggggtccctgtgggtcGGGGGGTCCCTGGAGGGGCCGGGGGTTCCTGTGGGTTggggggtgcctgggggagtAAGAGGGGTCCCCAGAGGGgtcggggggtccccagaggaGCCGGGGTCCCCATGGGTCAGGGGGTCCCTGGAGGAGCaaggggggtccccagagggggCAGGGATCCCTGTGGgtcggggggtccctgggggagcaagggggtccccagaggggtcggggggtccccagaggaGCCGGGGGTCCCCGTGGGTCAGGGGGTCCCTGGAGGAGCaaggggggtccccagagggggCAGGGATCCCTGTGGGTCAGGGGGTCCCTGGGGGAGCAagggggtccccagaggggccggggggtctCTGGGAGGGCCCAGGAGTTGTGGTCCTTGGGGAtgcccaggagctggggggggatcgtGGGCTCATTAGCAGCCCCTTGGTAATGAGcacggggcagggtggggggctcgggggtgctggctggggggtcCCCGCCTGACCCCGCGCCGGTGCCGCAGGGTGGCCGACGAGACGCCCCCCCCGAACAAGCAGGTGAAGCCGCTGTTCCGGCACTTCCGCCGCATCGACTCGTGCCTGCAGACGCGCGTGGCTTTCCGGGGCTCCGACGAGAGTGGGTgaccgcggggggggggccgggggggggccgggtgcCAGTGTCCCCCCCGCTCACCCGCCGCCGGCTGCCAGCGGCCGCGCcgcctccgtgcctcagtttccccagctggcGCCGAGGAGCTTCcccagggcggcggcggggtccggggcggtggcggggtcCGGCACGGCCCTgacgcccccccccggccccctccccagtTTTCTGCCGCGTGTACCTGCCCGACCACTCGTACGTCACCATCCGCAGCCGCCTCTCGGCCTCGGTGCAGGACATCCTGGCCTCGGTCACCGAGAAGCTGCAGCACTCCGAGGAGCGCGGCCACCAGACCCTCATCCTCGTCGCCGTGGCCTCGTCCGGAggtgcccgcggggccggggcggggtggTGGGTCGCGGGCGGGGGGTCCGGTGGGCGCTGACCCCCCACCCGCGCTCTGCCCGCAGAGAAAGCCGTGCTGCAGCCCAGCGAGGAGTGCGTCTTCACCACGCTGGGCATCAACAGCCACCTCTTTGCCTGCGCCAGGGACTCCTTCGACGCCCTGGTgagccccgccgggaccccccggggtggggtggggggcacggggacccTCCTGCCGGACCCCCGCGGTCCGGCCCCGCGCTCCGACCCCGCCGCAAGCGTCCCCGCGCCCAGGTGCCGCTGCCCGAGGAGATCCCGGTGGTGGCGGGGGACTCGGAGCTGCAACGCGCTGAGCCGGAGGAGATCGCCAACCACCTCACCGCCTTCCACTGGGAGCTCTTCCGCTGCGTCCACGAggtgccgggggtgccggggggctgggggcaccccacGCCGTGGCTCGGGGGTCCCTGACCCggcgtgccccccaccccggcagctgGAGTTCGTGGATTACGTCTTccacggggagcggggccggcgggagacGGCCaacctggagctgctgctgcagcgctgcAGCGAGGTGCAGCACTGGGTGGGcacggagctgctgctctgcgagGCGCTCGGCCGGCGCGCCCACCTGCTCAAGAAGCTCATCAAGGTGGCCGCCATGtgagtgcggggctgggggggcgcgggggggcgcggggggggtcccctgcctgcccctcaccctcccccccccgcagatGCAAGCAGAACCAGGACATGCTCTCCTTCTACGCCATCGTCATCGGGCTCAACAACGCGGCCGTCAGCCGCCTGCGCCTCACCTGGGAGgtgaggggggctgggggtgccccgcGACCCCCCCCCGGCTGCTCCTGGACCCCCACCCCTCCGGGGACTCACGGCCCCCCCGGCCTTGTCTTGCAGAAGCTCCCCGGGAAATTCAAGAATCTCTTTCGGAAGTTTGAGAACCTGACGGTGAGAGGGGCCTGGGGAGCCGCGGGCGTTgggcccccccgtgcccccccaagGGGTGTTTGGGGGGCTGGTGGGCAGGGATGTGCCcacgcccccccccagccccccagcagtgGCCACAGCCCTGTGCCCACGGCAGCCAGTGTGGGGGGGGTccggggctggctgggcagggtgctggcacccatggggggctgccccccaccccagacctgacccccccgcccgcccccccccaggacccctgcaggAACCACAAGACCTACCGGGAGGTGCTGGCCAAGATGAAGCCCCCCCTCATCCCCTTTGTGCCGCTCATCCTCAAAGGtgaggggggcacggggggctgcccgcaccccacagggctgggggtcccgctgtcaccccccgggcccccctcaccccccctcgCCCCCAGATCTGACCTTCCTGCATGAGGGCAGCAAGACCCTCCTGGATGGGCTGGTCAACGTGGAGAAGCTGGTGGGTGCCcctcgctgggggggggggggggggggacacgacatgGCCGAGGGACCCCCAAGGCAAGGCCAGGGGTGGGGGGGCCCCCCAAGGGGCTGGGGCgctgcagtggggtggggggccctggggggtGCAGGGTCCCCGGGCTGCAGAATAGGATccagggggtgtgtgtggggggtgtccctggggatgggggtgccCCAGGGTGTGCAGGGTCCCGCGGGGGGGGGGTCGGTCCCCAGGGTCCTGGGGGGCGGGTGGTGGCtgggggtccgggcagggtcgTGGGGGGTCGGGGGCTGACGGGGGGGTGCTCTCTGCCCCAGCACTGCATCGCCGAGAAAGTGAGGACCGTCCGGAAGTACCGGAGCCGCCCGCTCTGTGAGTGGGGtggggggccgggacccccccgggaccccccgcagccccggctgggTGGGGGCGAGGGGCCAGCGCTGTGGGAGGGGGCTGAGcccgcggggtggggggaggtgcATGGCCCCGCGCCCCTGGTGCAGGCCCCGGGGGGTGGGGAGGTGTCTGGACCCGCGTCCCCgtccccacatccctgcatctccatccccgcatccccacatccctgcatctccatccccatccccacatccctgaATCCCTGTCCCCACatctccatccctgcatcccagcatccccacaTCTCCTCCATCCCCACATCTCCACCCCTGCGTCCCCACCcctgcatccccacatccccgTCCCTGCATCTCCATCCCCGCatcccccccgcatcccccctgcATCCCTACatctccatccctgcatccccacatccctgAATCCCTGTCTCCACATCTccacccctgcatccctgcatgcccGCATCCCTGTCCCTGCATCCCCGGAtctccatccccacgtccccacaTCTCCATCCCTACATCACCACCTTCCTGCATCCCTGTATCCCCATCCCTGTATCCCCACATACCCATCTCCATATCCTcgcatccctgcatcccagcatccccacagccctgtgtccccacatctccatccccacatccctacatccctgcatccccctccctgcatccctgtgtccccacatccctgtgtccccacatccctgtgtccccacatccctgtccccgcatccccccatccctgtcaccacgtccccacatccccatccccgtccctgcGCCCCGGTCGCTGCGCGGAGCGGCCCCCCCGCCActgtcccccccccaggcctggagctggaggcctcccccagccagctgcagacCAAGGCCTACGTGCGGCAGCTGCGCGTCATCGACAACCCGGCGCTGCTGGGCGAGCTCTCCCGCAAGCTGGAGCCGGGCGGCCagtgaggggggcggggggggcggggggggcctgggggggcggggggggccctgggggggcccggggaccccccccgcccggggccccCCCAGCACTGACGCACTTTGCCCGGGGGgaccagcctggggggggggggagggcggcaGGTTTGGGGACCCCGGGTgcattcccctccccccccattccccctgGCACCCCactgcccctccccccctcagctgggtgcagggacccccggggggccccgtgtcccccccccctcccgtttTTGTACGTGCCCCGCCCCCCAGACGTGTATATTTTGTACCAAAGCGCAGCCCGGAactgtacatttattttttaagaaaaaggaggaaaaaataaaaaaaaaaaaaaggaaaaaaaaccccaaaaaaagctggggggggggcggggagccccAGTGAAAGGCTGTCCCGGCGCGCGCCTGCTGACGTCACGCTGGGGAGGGCGGTCACAGCCGTGCTGCTGCGTGACGTCATGCCGGGGGCAGCGCGGGCGGAGGGTCACGCCCCCCCATGACCCGGGCCTCGACCTCCTCAAGATGGCGACAACCACGGGTTCCGCCCGACCTTCCCAACATGGCGGCCGAGCTGGGCCGCGGCGCCTCCTGCCTGCCGCGACGGCTGGGCCCGGAGCGGGGGGTCACTCCCCggcgccgccgcgctcccctcgcTCCTCGGGCGCCCGCGGAACCGGGCCCTCCCTCCACCCGGTTGCCCTTCCCGAGGCGGCGGAGCCCGTTCCACCATGGCCGCCCGACCTCCCCAGCAtggcgccgcggccccgccgccccccgagccCCGCCCACATCCGGTCCGGGCTGCGCAGGCGCAGGAGGGGCGGCGGCCGCCATTTTGTTCGGCGGCGGCTGGAGGCCGgacggggccgcggggccgcgttTCCGGGTGCGGCGGGAGGAGGCCGCGGGGCGCGGGTGAGTGCGGGgctccgggccgggggctgccggtggGTACGGGGCACCGGGCCGGGGGTTGAGGGGCCTCTGGGCGCCGGGGCTGCACCCGCGGGGCCTCTCCGTGGAgtggggcggcgcggggcctCCGAggagcccggggccggcgggatgCGGCGGGACCGGGCCGGCCCTGCGTgcgcgggccgcggcggggtccGCAGGCGCGGCTGAACCGGGGCGTTGGCGGGGGGGAGCTCCGCGGGGGTCCCGGGAGGGCCGCTCCCCGCGTCCCGGGCAGGGGCCCGTCACCGCCTCCCCTTCGCCCCCCTcccgggggagcgggagggccCCGGGTCGGCCTGCGGGCAGCCGCCGCGGGAGCTCAGCGTGCCGGGTTGTGCCGTCCCGGGAGGGACGCGGTGgtccgggggtccccggggcagggggggatgCGGGGGTCCCCGGGCAGGGACGCGGGACCGGTTGCTCCCTGGGCCCGGCTCTGCCTGCGAGCAGCCGAGTGCGGGGCCGTGCTGCCCGGGCCGCCAAGGGCTGCGGCAGGGGCCGAGCTCTCCCGTCTGCTccgggtcacagaatcccagaatcccagcatggcaggggttggaagggacctctgtggctcacccagcccaaccccctgccccccGGGTCCACCGGCCGCCCTCCCCGCACGGCCGTGCAGCCGAGCCCGATGCTGCCTGGGCAGTGCCCCGGCCCCCAGGACCGGATTCCTGCTGCAGGGTTATGCTCCAGAGCCCGCTCGTGAGCAGGCGCGGGACATCGGTGATGGTTTCCTGCGTGTCCTTGGGGACAGAGGGCGAGCGGCGGCACCGTGGGACGAGCAGCCGCAGCGTTTCCCCCCGCAGAGGATCAGCAGAGCTGATGCAGGGGTTGTGCCTGGGCTGGAGCGCGTGGCTGGCCCCGGTGAGCCGCTCTCGCCCAGCCCAGCTCTGTGTTCACGGGATTCCCCGTGCGTCCTCAGGAGGGACGCTGCTGGGTTCAGGCTGCGGGGTACGCGTGCCTCGTGTGGGCTGCGCCTGGACACCGTGCTGTCCCTCCTGTCCCTCTTCGGGGCCCTGCTCCCGCCGAGGCGTTGCTCAGGTTGGTGTTTGCTCTGTCATGGAGAAGCTGCTGAGCCCAGGCctgggggaggcagcagccaggGTGGGCtcggcacagaatcccagcatggcaggggctcgaagggacctctgtgggtcccccagcccagccccctgcccaagcagggtcacccagagcaggctgcacagcaccgcgtccaggcggggctggaatatctccagagaaggagactccacagcctccctgggcagcctgggccagggctccggcaccctcagagggaagaagttcttccccctgttcagctggagcttcctctgccccagtttgtgcctgttgccccttgtcctgttgctgggcaccgctggaaagagtctggccccatcctcctgacccccaccctgcagatatttatcggcatttcgaaggtcccctcgagCCCGGCGCTGCGCAGCGTGCGCTGAAGCAGCTCATCTTCCCGGCACTGCTCGGAGACAGGTTTCTTGCGGGGTTTAGCTTGAATCCTCCTTGCTGTTAACTgtggctctgctccagctgccccctGTGCGAGTGGGGAGGGGGCCCAGGCTGTGTGTCACCCCCCCCGGCCTGGACTTGGGCAGCGTTTCCAGGCCCCGTGGGGCGGGATGCAGAGTGGGGAGATGCCTGTTGCCCCCTGACCCTCAGCTGACGTGGGGAGCTGGACGCCCCGAGACAGGCCCGCTCCTGGTCTCCCACCCTGCCGCCCAGGCGAGGCGCGGGCTGGGGGCCGCTGCCCCCCAGCTGGTGGGACGGCAGCGAGGAGCCGGTGCAGCAGCGGCCTCGGGCCAGGGGGAGGCAGAGGCTTTGCACAGAAGTCGTTCTGAGGAGCCGCAGCCTGCGCGCGGGGCTGAGCGGGAGCCCTCGGACAGGAGCCGCGGTCCCACGTCGGCCTCGCTTCACCTTTGGCAGACTTGGCCGCGGGTGGGTGTCCGCCCGGCGTGCTCTGGCCTGGTCTCTGGTGCGCGGCATcgctgccccgctggcgcctgcCAGAGAGGAGCTAATCTGACCTGGCTCCCGTCTGCGCTGCCGAAGGACTCGGCTCGGTTTGCGGATGAGGTGTGAATCTGCCCGGCTCCAGCTCGGACGTGCTCTGCGGGGCGAAGCTACCTGGCGAACGCGTCCTCTGCCTTTCGCAGCTCGCTGCCTGCGTTCCTTCCCGCCGGTCGCAGCTTGTCACGcgtgtcctgtgcagcctgctctgggtgaccctacttgggcagggggttgggctgggggacccccagagggccctgccagcccctgccatgctgggattctgggattctgcgtCGGGTCCCCCAGGGTGCTTCAGCCGAGCCCCCCGGGGAGACATCTCCCCTTCGCACCCCGTGTGacggccgccgcgctccccgccggtgGGGGCTGCCGGGCGCTGGCATGGCAGCTCTCCACTCGCAGCCACGCAGCGCTGCTGGGACGCGCAGGCAGGGCCCGTTTCCCATGGCCGTGCCGGGGCCGGGAGCACAGACCCCTCTTTGTGCTGGGGGGCACAAGGGGGGGCCTGGCTTCGTCCCTCTGTGAACaaatgggagctgtgggccccgctGTGCCGAGCTGGTGCCACGTGGAGCAGGTGTCGTGCCCGGCGCCGAGACGTGAGCGTGGCACAGAGCGGAGCAGGGCTGACCAGTGccacctccagcagcgctgcccgTCCCAGCGCCGCGGGTCCGTCCGAGTGACTTTCTGCCGCGGACGGCAGCTCTGCGGTCCCGCAGCGTGGCGGGCCGGCCGGTGCCACCGATGTGCGGGGCCGCAAAGCTCTCGGCTGCTGCGGCCGCAGCGTGTTAGACCCTGAGACGAAAGTCGCTGCGCAGCGTGCCGCTCCGCTGCTGCAGGATCTTCTGCTCCCGCTGACGGCGTTCCCCCGAGGCGAGGCGTGCCAGCCCCCCCCAGCGCCAAGGTGACGGGCACGTTCCAGGCCAGGGCTCGCTTCCCGCTGCGCTTTGCCTTAGAGTGCTGCTGCCGAGGCGCCCTGGTCGCTGTCTGACCTACTTACTTACATCTGCCTGCTTGGAAGGAAGGCGGCTTGGCGCTGCCAAGGAAGCAGCTTTCTGCCGGGAcgcagagctgggaggagggagcgggGGAAGGTGCCCTCCTAACGAGGGGCTGAGCGTCTTGGGTTTCTGCCGCTGCCTTTGCCAGGGCAGCTCTGGAACGAGCGCGGCTCCCAGGGCTTGCTCCTCACTCTGATGTTACGAGGCTGGTTCCAAAATTAAACGGTCTTTTCCAGAGCTGAGCTGGGTTCTTCGTCACCGGCCTCGGGGGAGGCCCGCGGTGCTGGGAACCGACGCGGGACATGGGGTCTCCTGCAGCACGGAGGCTGTGGGGCTCCGCGCCCTGgcctggtgctggggctggggtgcctctctgctTCCTTCGGCCCATCCCCGCTCCCCTTCCTTCCTCGGGTGTTTCCCACAGGCCGTACCATACCCGTGGAAATTCCTGCTGCTCGGCACAACCGGCTGCACCGGCCGGAGCCgcggcagccccgtgccctggGCGCAGGCTCTGCCTCGGCAGCCGCGGGGCGGAGGCAGCTCAGGGCGAGGGGAGAAGCTGCCGGGCGGGAGCGGAGGTTTGCAGGCTGCTCCG from Opisthocomus hoazin isolate bOpiHoa1 chromosome 26, bOpiHoa1.hap1, whole genome shotgun sequence includes:
- the RAPGEFL1 gene encoding rap guanine nucleotide exchange factor-like 1: MKPLEKLLKKPGSHLPARPAAPPAPGSGPGPGSGPRRQSLSRPPPTPPDEPGGEGRWLELRPPEAPLRSPEDPSPGGDREPPSPEPPPPPARCGCGCAPPAPAPPERLLPALLERLPAGGGHGRGCPAESLLDDVVLTHSLFLPTERFLQQLLQHFVLVGGSPPPRWEGGAGLRRKRAVLAVLLQFLETYKGLLQEEESAGRVIKELYLLIMKDTSLYHDLEDEILKLHQLVETVELRVADETPPPNKQVKPLFRHFRRIDSCLQTRVAFRGSDEIFCRVYLPDHSYVTIRSRLSASVQDILASVTEKLQHSEERGHQTLILVAVASSGEKAVLQPSEECVFTTLGINSHLFACARDSFDALVPLPEEIPVVAGDSELQRAEPEEIANHLTAFHWELFRCVHELEFVDYVFHGERGRRETANLELLLQRCSEVQHWVGTELLLCEALGRRAHLLKKLIKVAAICKQNQDMLSFYAIVIGLNNAAVSRLRLTWEKLPGKFKNLFRKFENLTDPCRNHKTYREVLAKMKPPLIPFVPLILKDLTFLHEGSKTLLDGLVNVEKLHCIAEKVRTVRKYRSRPLCLELEASPSQLQTKAYVRQLRVIDNPALLGELSRKLEPGGQ